A genome region from Fusarium musae strain F31 chromosome 5, whole genome shotgun sequence includes the following:
- a CDS encoding hypothetical protein (EggNog:ENOG41) — translation MDHIESDLESVLIKLEGPQSITTAEFDLIAQHPEWFTTLGERERLALSESRALQLLEEIPSDYEVYPGQYAQIDHYLTRHGQLQRMIDASKMMQRLWARQKADDEEAGLITPTIEDRPHTWTEDLATFARGCLKALSGEIVDVDDDMDGSHSGTEHEEGTCVSPDLPEIITLSPEFARHMRDRIRNLPCRAVEWKCILKILGAPAPVKDEVLLAIRTIMCGLVEELIQARSMLENRRRGLSSKNQATVMLQAPTHLARMVGVLDIEKDGKIDSYAEWKSLEKGFPARYKGFWSDIDCLWPLLADIRAWSVISRNLHNIYQSEVCRNQVELLLKFSVDLRTTLFDRHSKGLPHSESS, via the coding sequence ATGGATCATATTGAGTCAGATTTGGAGAGCGTCTTGATCAAACTAGAAGGCCCCCAGTCGATTACAACAGCCGAATTTGACCTGATCGCCCAACACCCTGAGTGGTTCACCACACTGGGCGAACGCGAGCGACTAGCTTTGTCTGAGTCCCGtgctcttcaacttctcgagGAAATCCCGAGCGACTATGAAGTTTACCCTGGTCAGTATGCACAGATAGATCACTATCTCACAAGACATGGGCAGTTACAGCGAATGATAGACGCTtccaagatgatgcagcGTCTTTGGGCTCGGCAGAAGGCagacgatgaggaggctgGACTGATTACCCCTACTATTGAAGATAGGCCTCATACATGGACTGAAGACCTGGCTACCTTTGCAAGAGGCTGTCTCAAAGCTCTCAGCGGTGAAATCGTcgacgttgatgatgatatggacGGATCACATTCCGGAACTGAGCACGAGGAAGGCACTTGTGTGAGTCCTGATCTTCCGGAAATCATCACCTTGTCACCTGAGTTCGCGAGACATATGCGAGATCGGATCCGCAACCTCCCTTGCCGAGCTGTCGAATGGAAATGCATTCTGAAAATATTGGGAGCACCGGCACCGGTGAAAGACGAGGTTTTACTTGCCATCAGAACCATAATGTGTGGTTTGGTGGAAGAGCTTATTCAAGCAAGGTCAATGTTGGAAAACCGCAGGCGTGGACTTTCTTCCAAGAATCAAGCAACTGTCATGCTTCAAGCACCAACCCATCTGGCCCGGATGGTTGGTGTTCTGGATATTGAGAAAGATGGGAAGATCGACTCATATGCAGAGTGGAAAAGTCTGGAGAAGGGTTTCCCTGCCAGGTACAAAGGCTTTTGGAGCGACATTGACTGTCTGTGGCCACTCTTGGCGGATATACGGGCTTGGAGCGTTATCAGTCGAAATCTCCACAACATCTACCAGTCGGAGGTATGCAGAAATCAAGTAGAACTCCTTCTAAAGTTCTCAGTTGATTTGCGTACCACCCTATTTGATCGCCATTCGAAGGGTCTTCCCCATTCTGAGTCTAGCTGA
- a CDS encoding hypothetical protein (EggNog:ENOG41), whose amino-acid sequence MLDTSDELHEVPVHGTYFNKAWTPGNGVSKVTNGDMRIVRQYVRASRLFIPRDGAKHMPDHLPVEIPGENLQSMWDKAKVNEVSFTDNTERFDSRTEPPNFVAGINTIFQEGCTVFGKISRLQRFVKDKVAVFEEQPAPMARLVHQNNRVLQYLPVEPLQNLKVSDDAGHQPSHRTFSHRNGIDTHWMYHATPLGIVEPPKELIDRLIIFL is encoded by the exons ATGCTCGACACCAGCGATGAGCTCCACGAAGTGCCTGTCCATGGCACCTATTTTAACAAGGCCTGGACACCAGGAAATGGGGTGTCGAAGGTGACAAATGGGGATATGAGGATTGTCCGACAATATGTGCGTGCCAGCCGCCTCTTTATCCCCCGAGACGGAGCAAAGCATATGCCAGACCATCTGCCAGTCGAGATCCCCGGAGAAAACCTGCAGTCTATGTGG gacaaggccaaggtcaacgAGGTCTCATTCACGGACAACACGGAAAGATTCGACTCGAGAACTGAGCCTCCCAACTTCGTGGCGGGGATCAACACAATATTCCAGGAAGGTTGCACTGTGTTCGGAAAAATTTCCCGGCTTCAACGATTTGTGAAGGATAAGGTCGCAGTTTTCGAGGAGCAACCAGCGCCAATGGCAAGACTCGTGCACCAGAACAACCGAGTCCTGCAATATCTTCCCGTTGAACCTCTTCAAAACCTCAAGGTCAGCGATGACGCCGGGCACCAACCGTCACATCGTACCTTTTCCCACAGAAACGGCATAGATACGCATTGGATGTATCATGCGACACCATTAGGGATCGTTGAGCCCCCTAAGGAGCTCATCGACAGACTCATTATCTTCTTGTAA
- a CDS encoding hypothetical protein (EggNog:ENOG41): MEDNQEPLLTADMAVGAVTVEAPVDEPKKGRVLVLNGLPGTGKTSIVKNLKERLPGQKTQIVDSPIMAGPFCAHAYQREYRSAYLHEIRRLADQGYTILVTASLANNISSQRVIQDILEVVCGKDVSLFWINISRQGVVQDQQISNLTRLANGESKAEKSDVLPATAEQGQLVLPSSLGHKLDGSSLITRVMNLGNDLEEAVKKVSEVMAREE, encoded by the coding sequence ATGGAGGATAATCAAGAACCACTATTAACCGCAGACATGGCAGTCGGTGCTGTTACTGTCGAGGCTCCCGTGGATGAGCCCAAGAAAGGCAGAGTGTTGGTCCTCAATGGGTTGCCAGGCACGGGGAAAACAAGCATTGTGAAGAACCTCAAAGAACGACTCCCCGGCCAGAAGACCCAGATAGTCGACAGTCCCATTATGGCTGGACCATTTTGCGCTCACGCATATCAGCGAGAGTATCGATCAGCCTACCTTCATGAGATCCGAAGATTGGCAGACCAGGGCTACACTATCCTGGTGACAGCTTCTCTGGCGAACAACATATCGAGCCAACGAGTTATTCAAGACATTCTTGAAGTTGTCTGCGGGAAAGACGTCTCCTTGTTCTGGATCAACATCAGCCGCCAAGGGGTTGTACAAGATCAACAAATATCGAACTTAACCCGGTTAGCGAACGGCGAGTCGAAGGCAGAAAAGTCCGATGTCTTGCCAGCCACCGCCGAACAAGGCCAACTTGTTCTTCCCTCAAGCCTGGGGCATAAGCTGGATGGTAGCAGCTTGATCACTCGAGTGATGAATCTGGGGAATGACCTCGAGGAGGCAGTTAAGAAGGTATCGGAGGTTATGGCCCGAGAGGAATGA